In Jeotgalibaca arthritidis, a single genomic region encodes these proteins:
- a CDS encoding ABC transporter ATP-binding protein codes for MLKVNNLSVQYGMIQAVKDVSFEVNEGEIVTLIGANGAGKSTILRTLSGLVRPTAGSIEYLGQDITKTPARKIVERRLIQVPEGRHVFKGLTVQENLDLGAFTRKGKDGLKEDLDKIFERFPILAERRNQDASTLSGGEQQMLAMGRALMSQPKLLLLDEPSMGLAPIFIKEIFRIIQDIQKQGTTILLIEQNAKVALEIASRGYVLETGKVVLSDTGENLLKSDEVQKAYLGG; via the coding sequence ATGCTGAAAGTAAATAATCTGTCCGTCCAATATGGCATGATTCAAGCTGTTAAAGATGTCTCTTTCGAAGTGAATGAAGGAGAAATTGTCACACTAATCGGTGCAAACGGTGCTGGGAAATCAACCATTCTACGTACTCTGTCTGGGCTAGTTCGTCCAACAGCTGGTAGCATTGAATATTTAGGACAAGACATTACCAAAACACCTGCTCGTAAAATTGTAGAACGACGTCTCATCCAAGTACCAGAAGGCCGTCATGTTTTCAAAGGGCTAACGGTCCAAGAAAACTTAGATTTAGGTGCCTTTACACGAAAAGGAAAAGATGGTTTAAAAGAAGATTTAGATAAAATTTTTGAACGTTTCCCTATTTTAGCAGAACGTCGTAATCAGGATGCGTCAACCCTATCAGGTGGCGAGCAACAAATGTTAGCGATGGGACGTGCCTTAATGTCTCAACCTAAATTGTTGTTACTCGATGAGCCCTCAATGGGACTAGCGCCAATCTTTATTAAAGAAATCTTTCGAATTATTCAAGATATTCAAAAGCAAGGAACAACTATTTTACTAATTGAGCAAAATGCCAAAGTGGCTTTGGAAATTGCGAGCCGCGGATACGTGCTTGAAACAGGCAAAGTGGTCTTGTCGGATACAGGAGAAAACTTGTTGAAGAGCGATGAGGTTCAAAAAGCATATCTAGGAGGGTAA
- a CDS encoding ATP-grasp domain-containing protein produces the protein MAKTRLPGQRIGIIGSGMTAYSLLLEAKRMGYHSILLTDKPDQQVAKLADQVMAGSLMETEKLIDLANQSDVLVFESDQVDTEPLASVKGYLPMPQLSDMLSITQDRLIEKVFLESLNINVTPYATITSLEDLQEAVKSIGFPCVLKAIRVEANQIPNMVLYSEEDFYHAERMLKTGSLLLESWVAFDKELTMTAAVDADGQVSLFPLVEKVVGDGKLLAVHAPARVSNDVNQAVQMMAHAVAGGMALVGLVTIELFMTPSGMLYVKRVGVNPQEANHFLSESCAFSQYEALIRLVCHLPLPELTPQRAVTIRYLYREQLDVFKEHFPLHPEWKVTFYPSDNEKANKAIGYVVAQVDHIEDFDRKWEWE, from the coding sequence ATGGCAAAAACACGATTACCAGGACAAAGAATTGGCATAATCGGTAGTGGGATGACTGCCTATTCTTTACTTCTAGAAGCAAAGCGAATGGGCTATCATTCTATCCTTTTAACAGATAAACCTGACCAGCAGGTTGCTAAGTTGGCAGACCAAGTGATGGCAGGCAGCTTAATGGAAACGGAGAAATTGATTGACCTAGCCAATCAGTCTGATGTGTTAGTATTTGAATCAGATCAAGTTGATACCGAACCATTAGCTAGTGTTAAAGGTTATTTACCTATGCCCCAATTATCAGACATGCTATCAATTACACAGGACCGTTTGATTGAAAAAGTATTTTTAGAATCCTTAAATATCAATGTGACGCCTTATGCAACGATTACTAGCTTAGAGGACTTGCAGGAAGCTGTAAAATCAATTGGCTTTCCTTGCGTTTTAAAAGCCATTCGGGTCGAAGCTAATCAAATACCGAATATGGTTTTATATAGTGAAGAAGACTTTTATCATGCTGAACGAATGCTAAAAACCGGAAGCTTGCTGTTAGAGTCTTGGGTTGCCTTTGATAAGGAGTTAACGATGACAGCAGCTGTGGATGCGGATGGTCAGGTTAGTTTATTTCCTTTAGTAGAAAAGGTTGTTGGCGATGGCAAGTTGCTGGCTGTACATGCGCCGGCTAGAGTATCGAATGATGTTAATCAGGCTGTTCAAATGATGGCACACGCTGTCGCAGGTGGGATGGCATTAGTTGGCTTAGTGACTATCGAATTGTTTATGACGCCTTCGGGAATGCTTTATGTCAAACGAGTAGGTGTTAATCCTCAAGAAGCCAACCATTTTCTAAGTGAAAGTTGTGCGTTTTCTCAATATGAAGCCTTAATTCGCTTAGTCTGCCATTTACCGCTGCCAGAATTAACACCACAACGCGCTGTTACTATTCGCTATCTTTACCGCGAACAGTTGGATGTATTTAAAGAGCATTTTCCGCTTCATCCAGAGTGGAAGGTAACCTTTTATCCGAGTGATAACGAAAAAGCCAACAAAGCAATCGGTTATGTGGTTGCTCAAGTAGACCATATTGAAGATTTCGACCGAAAATGGGAATGGGAGTAA
- the pcrA gene encoding DNA helicase PcrA: MAVVQEQKLLNGMNPRQKEAVVATEGPLLIMAGAGSGKTRVLTHRMAYLLQEKLVNPWNILAITFTNKAANEMKERVIRLVGTAGNDMWVSTFHSMCVRILRREAEKIGYSKNFTICDQSETESLMKRIIKDKNLDPKKFEARAILGKISTAKNELLTPEEYANMAAGNYFDNIAAECYQAYQRALENAQSMDFDDLIMLVVKLFEKDAETLAYYQHKFQYIHVDEYQDTNYAQYRLVNLIAKKLHNICVVGDADQSIYGWRGADMSNILNFEKDYPNAKVVLLEQNYRSTKSILQAANNVIKNNSNRRDKMLWTDNDDGELIHYYRAQSEHDEARFIVSTMLDAVREQKRQYGDFAILYRTNAQSRVIEDTLVKSNIPYKMVGGHKFYDRKEIKDVMAYLRLIANPADDLSFNRIINVPKRGIGAASLEKLYQFANVYNYSYLEAAQNVPLSPLTGKAAKETAKFAQMMVQLQKQAEFLTVTQIVEELLKQTAYIERLKEENTLESEARIDNINEFLSVTQEFEKMQEDADLTTFLTDLALVSDLDQVEEVPQEEVTLMTLHAAKGLEFPVVFVIGVEEGIFPSFRSLMEESDMEEERRLAYVGITRAEEKLYLTNAYSRLLYGRTQNNPPSRFIEEIGDDSLEYASQVRSASFSSQQPATTYRQRWQNDRYDRAFSEAQPAPKTPAKPVQQVNQTGNSGADKLAWRVGDKASHKKWGTGVVVQTTGEGDGLQLDIAFQGVGIKRLLASFAPIEKV; this comes from the coding sequence ATGGCCGTCGTGCAAGAACAGAAACTATTGAATGGGATGAATCCTAGACAAAAAGAAGCTGTAGTGGCTACAGAAGGGCCATTACTCATTATGGCAGGGGCAGGAAGTGGTAAAACTCGCGTTTTGACTCACCGAATGGCATATTTACTACAAGAAAAATTGGTAAACCCCTGGAATATTTTAGCAATAACCTTTACTAATAAGGCCGCTAATGAGATGAAAGAACGGGTTATCCGTTTAGTCGGCACTGCAGGCAATGACATGTGGGTCTCAACCTTTCACTCCATGTGTGTCCGCATTCTTCGTCGCGAAGCTGAAAAAATTGGCTACAGTAAAAACTTTACGATTTGTGATCAAAGTGAAACTGAAAGTCTTATGAAACGAATTATAAAAGACAAAAATCTCGATCCTAAAAAGTTTGAAGCGCGCGCAATTTTAGGTAAAATTTCAACCGCAAAAAACGAACTACTGACACCCGAAGAATATGCTAATATGGCAGCTGGCAACTACTTTGATAATATTGCAGCAGAGTGTTATCAAGCCTATCAACGTGCTTTAGAAAATGCACAGTCTATGGACTTTGATGATTTAATTATGTTAGTGGTGAAACTCTTTGAAAAAGATGCTGAGACATTGGCTTATTACCAACATAAATTCCAATATATTCACGTTGATGAGTATCAAGATACCAACTATGCTCAATACCGTTTAGTTAATTTAATTGCTAAAAAACTACATAATATTTGTGTGGTTGGGGATGCTGATCAGAGTATTTATGGTTGGCGTGGGGCTGATATGTCGAATATTTTAAACTTTGAAAAAGACTATCCTAATGCCAAAGTTGTTTTGTTAGAGCAAAACTATCGCTCAACAAAAAGTATTCTTCAAGCGGCAAATAATGTCATTAAAAATAACAGTAACCGCCGAGATAAGATGCTATGGACAGATAATGATGACGGAGAATTAATCCATTATTACCGTGCCCAATCAGAGCATGATGAAGCGCGCTTTATTGTCTCAACCATGTTAGACGCTGTTCGAGAGCAGAAACGTCAATATGGTGATTTTGCTATTCTCTACCGGACCAATGCCCAGTCTCGTGTTATTGAAGATACACTGGTTAAATCAAATATTCCTTATAAAATGGTTGGCGGACATAAGTTCTACGACCGTAAAGAGATTAAAGATGTGATGGCCTATCTTCGTTTGATTGCCAACCCAGCTGATGATTTGAGCTTTAACCGCATTATTAATGTGCCTAAACGTGGAATTGGTGCAGCGAGTTTGGAGAAGTTGTATCAGTTTGCTAATGTTTACAATTACTCTTACCTAGAAGCAGCCCAAAATGTTCCTTTGTCACCTTTAACAGGTAAAGCAGCTAAAGAGACCGCTAAATTCGCTCAAATGATGGTGCAATTACAAAAACAAGCTGAATTTTTAACGGTTACACAAATTGTTGAAGAACTGTTAAAACAAACGGCCTATATTGAACGTCTAAAAGAAGAGAATACGCTAGAATCTGAAGCACGAATCGATAATATTAACGAGTTCCTCTCTGTGACACAAGAATTTGAAAAAATGCAAGAAGACGCTGATTTAACAACTTTCTTAACGGACTTGGCTCTTGTATCTGATTTAGATCAAGTTGAAGAAGTACCGCAAGAAGAAGTGACCTTAATGACCTTGCATGCAGCTAAAGGACTGGAATTCCCGGTTGTCTTTGTCATTGGCGTTGAGGAAGGGATTTTCCCATCCTTCCGTTCATTAATGGAAGAGTCTGATATGGAGGAAGAACGTCGTTTAGCCTATGTTGGGATTACACGTGCAGAAGAAAAATTATATTTAACCAATGCTTACAGCCGTCTCTTATATGGACGGACTCAAAACAATCCACCATCGCGTTTTATTGAAGAGATTGGTGATGACTCTTTAGAGTATGCTAGTCAAGTGAGGAGCGCCTCATTTAGTAGTCAACAACCAGCGACGACTTACCGTCAACGCTGGCAAAATGATCGCTACGACCGTGCCTTTAGTGAAGCTCAACCTGCTCCAAAAACACCTGCCAAGCCCGTTCAACAAGTCAACCAGACAGGAAACAGCGGTGCTGACAAGTTAGCTTGGCGTGTGGGTGACAAAGCAAGTCATAAAAAATGGGGAACCGGTGTCGTTGTTCAAACAACTGGCGAAGGAGATGGCCTTCAATTGGATATTGCTTTCCAAGGCGTCGGAATTAAACGATTATTAGCATCCTTTGCACCGATAGAAAAAGTCTAA
- a CDS encoding ABC transporter substrate-binding protein has translation MKKKFWLGLASTVLLAACGNGADSDSSNGGAADASGAVIGGNFELSGGASAYGTPMDQGVKLAVENINDAGGVLGEDVTYISYDNKTEPQEAASVATRLATEDNVSAIIGPATTGDANAQTPAVTRAGVPAILPAATGDSVTKDGETVWEYIFRVCFQDSFQGEVLANFAQNNLSATKAVIVVDNSTDYGVGLADAFKDVFTGEIVQEEVFSTGDTDFQAILTNIRNLDYDVIFIPGYYEEAGLIIKQAREMGIEQPILGPDGFANSVLVELAGAQNVNDVYYTGHFTPNSDDQKVKDFLAEYEETYGVAADSFAALAYDAANLAFAAMEAAGSTDPQDVTDALTTITDFEGITGTFSLDENHNPIKNTFVIELQEGVEVANTVVEP, from the coding sequence ATGAAGAAAAAGTTTTGGTTAGGACTAGCATCTACAGTGCTATTGGCTGCATGTGGAAACGGGGCAGATTCTGATTCATCAAATGGTGGGGCAGCAGATGCGTCAGGCGCAGTAATTGGTGGTAACTTTGAATTATCAGGCGGTGCAAGTGCATACGGTACGCCAATGGATCAAGGTGTAAAACTTGCTGTTGAAAACATTAATGATGCTGGTGGTGTCTTAGGTGAAGACGTTACTTACATCAGCTATGACAACAAAACAGAACCTCAAGAAGCAGCCAGTGTTGCGACTCGTTTAGCAACAGAAGACAATGTTTCAGCAATCATCGGACCTGCAACAACAGGTGATGCGAATGCTCAAACACCAGCTGTAACGCGTGCAGGTGTGCCAGCGATTTTACCAGCTGCAACAGGTGACTCTGTAACGAAAGACGGCGAAACAGTATGGGAATATATTTTCCGTGTTTGTTTCCAAGATTCATTCCAAGGAGAAGTTTTAGCTAACTTTGCTCAAAACAATCTATCTGCTACAAAAGCAGTTATTGTTGTTGATAACTCAACTGACTATGGTGTGGGATTAGCAGATGCCTTTAAAGATGTCTTCACGGGTGAGATTGTCCAAGAAGAAGTATTCTCAACGGGAGATACTGACTTCCAAGCGATTTTAACAAATATCCGTAACTTAGACTACGACGTTATTTTTATCCCAGGTTACTATGAAGAAGCTGGTTTGATTATCAAACAAGCTCGTGAAATGGGAATTGAACAACCTATTTTAGGACCAGACGGTTTTGCTAACTCAGTATTGGTTGAATTAGCAGGCGCTCAAAATGTGAACGATGTGTACTATACAGGACACTTCACACCAAATAGCGATGACCAAAAAGTAAAAGACTTCTTAGCAGAATATGAAGAAACTTACGGTGTAGCGGCTGACTCATTTGCAGCCTTGGCTTACGACGCAGCTAACTTAGCATTTGCAGCAATGGAAGCAGCTGGATCAACTGATCCTCAAGATGTAACAGATGCGCTAACAACAATTACAGACTTTGAAGGTATTACAGGAACATTCTCATTGGATGAAAACCATAATCCAATTAAAAACACATTCGTTATCGAGCTTCAAGAAGGTGTTGAAGTAGCGAATACAGTTGTAGAACCATAG
- a CDS encoding branched-chain amino acid ABC transporter permease has translation MKQFNKYNLGWLILTVVAAVALYIGVSTRTISAFHQITLVSIMINIILAVGLNLVIGFSGQFSLGHAGFMAIGAYSGAIVGDKVDGIGGFLLGLVVGAVLAMLVALIVGIPTLRLKGDYLAIATLGVAEIIRIIIINIPDITNGARGITGIAFPFDSNTSFIMVAFIMVVLSTIVTVNYIKSSPGRATISIREDEIAAESMGVNTTLYKVIAFMIGAATASIAGSLYGTFFSVINPSDFTFQRSVDILIIVVFGGIGSVTGTFVAAVVLGILNTSLQSFGEMRMIIYALALIAIMVFRPGGLLGNKEFTISALLDRKKRQPKTDKEAGQ, from the coding sequence ATGAAACAATTTAATAAATACAATCTGGGTTGGCTTATCCTCACTGTTGTTGCAGCGGTAGCATTGTATATAGGTGTTAGCACACGAACTATTTCTGCCTTTCACCAAATCACTTTAGTTTCGATTATGATTAACATTATTTTAGCGGTTGGTTTGAACTTGGTTATCGGTTTTTCTGGACAGTTCTCACTCGGACACGCTGGTTTTATGGCCATTGGTGCTTATAGCGGTGCCATTGTTGGCGATAAGGTAGACGGTATTGGCGGTTTCCTACTTGGTTTAGTAGTGGGCGCGGTTCTAGCTATGTTAGTGGCTTTGATTGTCGGTATTCCAACCTTGCGTTTAAAGGGTGACTATTTGGCTATTGCCACTTTAGGGGTGGCTGAAATTATCCGAATTATTATTATTAATATTCCGGATATTACTAATGGTGCACGTGGGATTACTGGTATTGCCTTTCCATTTGATTCGAATACATCCTTTATTATGGTTGCTTTTATCATGGTCGTTTTATCGACTATCGTAACAGTTAACTATATTAAGAGTAGTCCAGGTCGTGCGACCATTTCTATTCGAGAAGATGAAATTGCAGCAGAATCAATGGGAGTTAATACGACTCTGTATAAAGTAATTGCTTTTATGATTGGGGCTGCAACGGCGTCTATAGCAGGTTCGTTATATGGGACATTCTTTAGTGTAATCAACCCAAGTGATTTTACATTCCAACGTTCAGTTGATATTTTAATCATTGTTGTATTTGGCGGTATCGGTAGCGTAACAGGCACATTTGTGGCGGCTGTTGTACTTGGTATTTTGAATACATCGTTGCAATCCTTTGGAGAGATGCGGATGATTATTTATGCGCTAGCTTTAATTGCGATTATGGTTTTCCGTCCAGGTGGGTTATTGGGCAACAAAGAGTTTACTATTTCAGCTTTGCTTGATCGTAAAAAACGCCAGCCAAAAACAGATAAGGAGGCAGGACAATGA
- a CDS encoding ABC transporter ATP-binding protein, translating into MSLLEVTDLTKNFGGLAALSNVDFRLEENELVGLIGPNGAGKTTFFNLLTGVYVPSEGDIILENDGQKIKLNGKKPFKITDLGLARTFQNIRLFKDLSVMDNVLIAFHSKKGVGSLHSIFRTPKFYQNEEAMKAEALELLKIFRLDGKTDTLARNLPYGEQRRLEIVRALATQPKILFLDEPAAGMNPQETAELTDLIRQIQQQFKITVVLIEHDMSLVMTVCERIYCLEYGRLIAEGTPEDIQKNPAVIKAYLGGD; encoded by the coding sequence ATGAGTTTACTAGAAGTAACAGATTTAACCAAAAACTTTGGCGGTCTTGCTGCCTTGTCTAACGTCGATTTTCGATTAGAGGAAAATGAATTAGTTGGTTTGATTGGGCCTAACGGTGCTGGGAAAACGACTTTCTTTAACTTATTGACTGGTGTTTATGTGCCATCAGAAGGGGATATCATCCTAGAGAATGATGGCCAAAAAATAAAATTAAATGGTAAAAAACCGTTTAAAATTACTGACTTAGGGCTAGCAAGAACGTTTCAAAATATTCGTCTGTTTAAAGATTTGAGTGTCATGGATAATGTTTTAATTGCTTTCCATAGTAAAAAAGGTGTGGGTAGCTTACATAGTATTTTCCGAACACCAAAATTTTATCAAAATGAAGAAGCCATGAAAGCAGAAGCATTAGAGCTATTAAAGATTTTTCGTTTAGACGGAAAAACAGATACATTAGCCCGCAACTTGCCATATGGTGAACAACGTCGTTTAGAAATTGTTAGAGCGCTAGCAACACAACCGAAAATTTTATTTTTAGATGAGCCTGCTGCAGGGATGAACCCGCAAGAAACAGCTGAATTAACAGACCTCATTCGTCAAATTCAACAACAGTTCAAAATTACGGTTGTTTTAATTGAACACGATATGTCGCTTGTTATGACGGTATGCGAACGCATCTACTGTTTGGAATACGGCCGTTTAATTGCAGAAGGAACCCCTGAAGATATTCAGAAAAATCCTGCAGTTATTAAAGCTTACTTGGGAGGAGACTAG
- a CDS encoding SMP-30/gluconolactonase/LRE family protein, with translation MYQTFEPELVYFAQNGLLEGPVWDSQNQLLYFVSITDHVIYVMNEQTKEIRTYLTSGPVGAAVLYGEHELLSAEKEGIFKINKETSERTFLCQPNQDERLRYNDGKLDPKGRFLIGSMGYNQTVENGASLYVA, from the coding sequence ATGTATCAGACGTTTGAACCAGAACTTGTTTATTTTGCACAAAACGGCTTGTTGGAAGGTCCAGTATGGGATAGTCAGAATCAACTGCTTTATTTTGTATCCATAACGGATCACGTGATTTATGTTATGAACGAACAGACAAAAGAAATTAGAACATACCTCACTTCGGGGCCAGTTGGCGCAGCTGTTCTCTACGGAGAACATGAGTTATTATCTGCTGAAAAAGAGGGTATCTTTAAAATTAATAAAGAGACAAGTGAACGAACCTTTTTATGCCAGCCTAATCAGGATGAACGTTTACGCTATAACGATGGTAAGCTTGATCCAAAGGGGCGATTTCTAATCGGTAGCATGGGCTATAATCAAACGGTTGAAAACGGAGCAAGCCTTTATGTTGCCTAG
- a CDS encoding CBS and ACT domain-containing protein: protein MDVNSYMSKELVTIAPNTKILDALDLMKENKIHRLPVVEDNRLIGLITEGVIGRNTPSTMTSLDMHEVNYLLNKTSVADIMEKKIITINKEALLEEAALKMRQNNIGVLPVVEGSDQLVGIITEKDIFEAFIDVLGFYTPGVRVVINIAEDRKGVLEEVTNVFYEAGISIQQVAVYRKTDKIQVVIQVESDDVTAIQTSLEAKGYEIGSIMYKEATIA from the coding sequence ATGGATGTCAATAGTTATATGTCAAAAGAGTTAGTTACAATTGCTCCAAACACTAAGATTTTAGACGCTTTAGATTTAATGAAAGAAAACAAGATTCACCGCCTACCCGTTGTGGAAGATAATCGTTTAATCGGTTTAATTACAGAAGGTGTCATCGGTCGTAATACACCGTCAACGATGACCAGTTTAGATATGCATGAAGTCAACTACTTACTTAATAAGACTAGTGTAGCTGACATTATGGAAAAGAAAATCATTACCATTAATAAAGAAGCTTTACTCGAAGAAGCGGCTTTGAAGATGCGCCAAAACAATATCGGTGTGTTACCAGTTGTTGAAGGCAGTGACCAACTTGTTGGGATCATTACCGAAAAAGATATCTTTGAGGCCTTTATTGATGTATTAGGATTTTACACACCGGGCGTGAGAGTGGTTATTAATATTGCTGAAGACCGCAAGGGTGTCCTTGAAGAAGTGACCAATGTTTTTTATGAAGCAGGTATCAGCATCCAACAAGTTGCTGTTTACCGCAAAACCGATAAAATTCAAGTCGTGATTCAAGTGGAAAGCGATGATGTAACGGCTATTCAAACGAGCCTAGAAGCTAAAGGCTATGAAATTGGATCTATTATGTATAAAGAAGCGACAATCGCTTAA
- a CDS encoding glycoside hydrolase family 73 protein, whose protein sequence is MAKKKIKRRSKKEIQALKKKIVQFLFGVLIIYMAGHALATQFSAFSSQRQIEKTSNDGGFIETIAPIAQAMQDRYGVRASLSIAQAILESDWGSSDLAAHYNNLYGVKGGENDSVVALETLEFYDGEWLTITANFKVYENLAASIEDHAVLMVNGTSWNHELYHGVIEANSYEEAAHALREAGYATDPDYPQKLIQVIEEHELYKYD, encoded by the coding sequence ATGGCCAAAAAAAAGATAAAGAGAAGAAGCAAAAAAGAGATTCAAGCATTAAAGAAAAAAATAGTGCAGTTTCTTTTTGGTGTGTTAATCATTTATATGGCTGGCCATGCTTTAGCTACGCAATTTTCTGCTTTTAGTAGTCAACGCCAGATTGAGAAAACGAGCAATGATGGCGGCTTTATTGAAACAATTGCCCCCATTGCCCAAGCTATGCAAGATCGCTACGGTGTTCGCGCTAGTTTGAGTATTGCTCAAGCTATACTAGAATCGGATTGGGGTTCCAGTGATTTAGCTGCTCATTATAATAATCTCTATGGTGTAAAAGGTGGCGAGAATGATTCCGTTGTCGCACTGGAAACACTAGAATTTTACGATGGTGAGTGGTTAACGATTACCGCTAATTTTAAAGTCTATGAAAATCTGGCGGCTTCGATTGAAGATCATGCTGTATTGATGGTAAATGGGACAAGTTGGAATCATGAACTCTACCACGGTGTCATTGAAGCGAATAGCTATGAAGAAGCCGCCCATGCCCTTCGCGAAGCGGGCTATGCAACAGACCCAGACTACCCCCAAAAACTGATTCAAGTGATTGAAGAACATGAACTCTATAAATATGATTAA
- a CDS encoding branched-chain amino acid ABC transporter permease, producing the protein MESFIQQMINGVSLGSIYALIALGYTMVYGIIKLINFAHGDIYMVGAYVGYSLISNVGLSLVPALILSMLFCAILGVLIEKVAYKPLRGATRIATLITAIGVSYLLQNLMIYFMGAGRRAFPSALENHIFKFGNIAINSQQITIILTTIFLMIALQVIIKYTKMGKAMRAVSTDMDAAQLMGINVDNVISFTFILGSALAGAAGVLVGIYYNSINPLMGVTPGLKAFVAAVFGGIGIVPGAMVGGYLIGVIETMVSAYGGSMYKDAVVYLILIIILIVKPSGIFGKNTKEKV; encoded by the coding sequence ATGGAGAGCTTTATCCAGCAGATGATAAACGGAGTCTCACTGGGAAGCATCTACGCGCTAATCGCACTTGGATACACCATGGTGTACGGTATTATTAAATTGATTAACTTTGCACACGGTGATATTTACATGGTCGGTGCTTATGTTGGTTATAGCTTAATTAGTAATGTTGGGCTTAGTCTTGTACCAGCGCTTATTCTATCCATGTTATTTTGTGCGATTCTAGGTGTTTTGATTGAGAAGGTGGCTTACAAACCACTAAGAGGAGCAACGCGAATTGCGACTTTAATTACCGCAATCGGGGTTTCTTATTTATTACAGAACTTGATGATTTACTTTATGGGAGCAGGGAGAAGAGCCTTCCCATCTGCTTTAGAAAATCACATTTTTAAATTTGGTAACATCGCTATTAATAGCCAACAAATTACCATTATTTTAACAACTATTTTCTTGATGATTGCTTTACAAGTCATTATTAAATACACCAAAATGGGTAAAGCCATGCGTGCGGTTAGTACCGATATGGATGCTGCCCAATTAATGGGGATTAATGTGGATAATGTCATTTCCTTTACCTTTATTTTAGGATCTGCCTTAGCAGGTGCAGCAGGAGTATTAGTTGGTATTTACTATAATTCAATTAATCCACTTATGGGTGTGACACCCGGTTTGAAAGCCTTCGTAGCAGCTGTGTTTGGCGGTATCGGTATTGTACCGGGTGCCATGGTTGGTGGCTACTTAATTGGTGTCATTGAAACAATGGTTAGTGCTTACGGTGGGTCAATGTATAAAGATGCAGTTGTTTACCTCATCTTGATTATTATCCTTATTGTGAAGCCATCTGGTATCTTCGGCAAGAATACAAAAGAGAAAGTGTAG
- a CDS encoding M15 family metallopeptidase yields the protein MAGKHRRKNRKRNRNRNYIFTILIVLLLGITVLHSCQNKTTPNQETVINNSQQSEVVEEETSHESIDSTLTEKEQLEQQLVPTPDANVDDWNLMLVNRENQLSDNPVFDQYITYEGKPIDARIADAYEQMVADGRAAGMEFILISGYRSIESQQSNYDSVYQTYINQGYSSEEAISRTEAYIALPHASEHSTGLAVDITEPTLASTGDGLVEAFEETAEGQWLAENAAHYGFILRYPKGKEAITFIAYEPWHFRYVGVENALYIKENELTLEEYIEILKENDAIQQQISELE from the coding sequence ATGGCTGGAAAGCATCGACGTAAAAATCGAAAAAGAAATCGAAACAGAAATTATATATTTACGATACTGATTGTTTTACTATTAGGAATTACCGTATTGCATTCCTGCCAGAATAAGACAACACCTAATCAAGAAACCGTTATAAATAATAGTCAACAATCCGAAGTGGTTGAAGAAGAAACGAGTCATGAGTCAATCGACAGCACACTAACTGAGAAGGAACAACTCGAGCAACAACTTGTCCCCACACCAGATGCTAATGTCGATGATTGGAATTTAATGCTCGTTAATCGGGAAAACCAACTAAGCGATAATCCGGTCTTTGACCAATATATCACCTATGAAGGCAAACCCATTGATGCTAGAATTGCAGATGCCTATGAACAAATGGTGGCTGACGGGCGAGCGGCAGGTATGGAATTTATATTAATATCCGGTTACCGCTCGATTGAAAGCCAACAAAGCAACTATGATTCTGTCTATCAAACTTATATTAACCAAGGCTATTCAAGTGAAGAAGCGATAAGCAGAACAGAAGCCTATATTGCCTTGCCGCATGCCAGTGAGCATTCGACTGGTTTGGCAGTTGATATTACAGAGCCTACGCTCGCTAGCACAGGAGACGGTTTAGTAGAGGCATTTGAGGAAACAGCTGAGGGACAATGGCTAGCAGAAAATGCAGCCCACTATGGCTTTATTTTACGTTACCCTAAAGGCAAAGAAGCGATTACCTTTATTGCTTATGAGCCTTGGCACTTCCGCTATGTTGGTGTTGAAAATGCCTTGTATATAAAAGAAAATGAGTTAACTTTAGAAGAATACATTGAGATTTTGAAAGAGAATGACGCTATTCAGCAGCAAATCTCCGAATTAGAATAA